CTTGCAGGGTGGTCAGCTTGAATAGCAACTGGGAAGGTCCGTTGTGCCCTACCTAGCCGATTTGTGTAAATCAGGTGCTGTGTGTCCCAACAGTGCAAGCCTCCCCAGCTCAGTCTTTCTGTTCCTGTCTGTATGTTGTGTGAGGCCACCTTCTGCCTCTTGGACTTTGTACATATTGTAAAAAGGAATTGTTTGAaatctgttgttttttgtttctttcccagCCTGGGAGCACTTATAGTTCCATTCATGTAGAAGTAGCCTATTTGAGCTTGGGGAGAGGTTGATCCTTCATGGCAAAGCTTTATTTGCCTGCTGCCTTACAAAAGAAAGCACACGGTGACCTTTGACTCTAGGAAGGAAGTGTGCTGTGAATACCATCTGCCGTTCCAGAGCATGCCACTCAAGCACATCCTGAGAGCTCTCTGCCTACAGAAGCTCCTCAGTGGTTACTGGCTTTGGTATCCAAACAGGAAGTGCAATGGGAAAACCTTAACTTGGGCATGGAAGATACACAGTCTGCCTTGAGGAGTGTTTTTCTCAGAGGTTACTATCTTATCAGCATGTTGTCCTTTTACTGCCATGTGTCAGCTGTGTAATGACCTGAAACCGAGAAAAGGCTCCAGTGCTTTTAATCTTTGTGCATCATACACAGGATACAAAAATTATTGTCAGAATGCTAACTTCCAGGCTGGTTTTCAGCTATGAAAAGGGGACATATGATGTCCAGCTGGTCTGAATGGGTTGGTGCCCTCTTCATTCCTTTTAGCCCAGAGTGTAGCAGGAAGAAGTTTTCTACAGAAGCACCAACTTGTAATCATTTCTATGCTGCATTCCTCTAAATCAACACAAATGGTTTTAGGAAGTCTCTTCCTCTGTTCTGGTTCCCTTTTGCCCTTCACTTTAGTTAGTACATTTCTGACCCTGGAAAAATGTCTGCCTCAACATCAAAGTCTGGTGGTGCATCCAAGTCTTTTTTTCATTGGAATTGGTATACTGAGTTTTCATTTAGAACTTGCTACCTACGCTCTATAAAAAAGTGTACATTATTTGCTAACATTTGggtttttatgcacacttaaaCTCACACCACCAGTACTGTGGTGGTACATGCAAGGTACTGAGAGCAAAGTAAATAGTTAAGAGATAATCACAGATAACAGGTGGATCCTCTTTTGTTCTCTACTTCTCTCAATGCTGAGGAGTCTCATtgccttttattattttttttactgtccTGGCCCTATTAAACTGGAGCCAGACTCTAGACTGAGTCTTACTTGGATAGCTTAATCTAGATGTGTAAGCACTGTGTACTTTGTGCTAGAATGACTGCATCACTGCTTATTTTTATAGAATTATTCTATGACAGATGGAGATTTAAGGAGCAATGCAGGGTACTGACTATTGGATACCTTTTCAGTCACTTTTTTTGATTCCACTAAATTGCCCACACATTACCTacagtaagggggggggacattttatatataaaaaatgcaatCATTTCAAGCTGTGTTCTTTTCAGAGTACATGCAGCCCTAATGAGGGTTCTGTGCTTAGCACACAGTGCTCACAGCTAAGGTGACACTATGCTACTTTTTAAAGGATTCTTAATCGGGTCTTCTGCGATCAAAATGAGGCGGAACGGTGCTAAAACTAATCAGATAGTGCTTTATCAAGATGAAAACTAGTGTTCTGGACAAAGGTGTAGAAGATAAGAGAGCCATCCAATGTCAGCATCCTGGAGGAACCCACCTATGTATTAAACCTCTGTACTGCAAGATGTGTATGATGGTAACAAAATCAAACAGCAAAGGGTAATAAAAGAACAAACTTTTTCAGAGATAAGGTAAGTAATGTTCTTCAGTGATCACTGTTAGGGCCCTGTTTTGCAgtatttttattgctgacctagcGACACAGAGGAATGGGTTGAAGCTTGCAAATGAAAACATAATACAATAGCACCAGTTCAGAGAAAAGTATTTGAAAAATCACACAAGACTATCAGGACAATCTCTCAAACTAGAAAAATATGAAAGGGATTCTCACTAAGTATTTGGTGAGGCAAGCCCTCCCCCTTAGGGGTGGGTATATTTgttggaagaggaaaataaaatttGCTGATTACAACCATAGGATTCAAATAGAGACATGGACCATTTGAAGAGGCAAATTACTTTGGCAAGGGAGGTGAGACAAGTGGAACTTCTCCTTTTGCAAAAGAACCTGGTACATTAAGTAGATTGCTTTTCCAGTGACCTCATCTTTGTAATCAAGCAGCTGCTTGGTTCTAGTGAGGGTTTTGTGTGTGACTTCAATACTTGTACCTGCAGATACTTGCTCATACTGGATACAGTAGAGCtaagggatgggggaggaagttCAAACTGGATTACATACAGTGTACCACTAACTGGCAAATACTCATTAGCAACAAAGAGGAAGGGGTAATTAACTGGCTGATGTAGCTTGCCAAAAATGACACTAGAGGGTAGCGAGAAAAACTTTCTCATTcactggatttgtttgttttgctttttaaagataaTCATGTGTATGAACAGAGAAATACTTTAAAGCTGCAAGATCGCTGAGTCACTAGTGTAATATTATTATGAGAAACAAATGCAATTTAGGATCTAGCTGATCACAAATTACTACTAATAGTAGTGCTGGCATTTTTATGTACCAGTTGCAGCAAGGACACggcataaaataaaaagtgaacagAAGTAATTTCGAAATGCCAGAAATGCATTTTGGCAGTTCTGACAACCAGAAGCAGGAGGTTCTGGAATAGGGCCTCCAGAGCAAGATGTTTCATAAGGAAACATAATAAATTTCATGTCCTCTAAGGAACCTTACCTTTCCCCATAGTTTTAAGAAATAGGCTGAATGCAAATAAGTCCATGGACCAATTAGTAACTTACTTAAGTTTCCTATGCCCTGTAGTAAGATTCTTCCCCCTACTTACACAATCTTCACCAAGTGCTTATAGTCCCACATAAAGCAAATTACCATCTTTTCTTTTTCGCCAATGAGCATCTGTGTATGAATTACTTCTGAAAAACCAGACCATGGTAGACATTGAGAAAATGTTTACAATGAGTACCTGGACTTTTCTCTAATGCACTGAAAGTACCAATGCTTAGCATTGCAAATTCCTCAGTAGACACCTAATCCCTCTCTTTACTCGTAATACAATGCCAGCATCCATTGGGTGGGAGGAGACAACTTAAGTTTATTCCCATACGTTCCTCTCCAGAACCCCAATTTAATTACTTCCCATTTCAAGCAGTAGCCCCTTACCTAGGTGAGAAACATACTGGCCACTTCTGGGGTAAGACCCCATAGGATTCTGCAGAACTCCACCTATGAAGACTAAATAGATACCTAGCTACAAAAAAAGCATATTGCACATGTATTCCCTCCTAGACTGTCtatatttttgcttttttgtaacaGTTGAGTCATCTTAGCAAAAACCAGAATAAGCAAATTTGGATACCATTGTTTCACATTGACATCAGTTAAACAGACAAGGAAAGTGTTTGAATCGTATGTTATAAATGAAGCTTGAAGGAACTGGCTGTTTAAGAAAACATAAGCAGGATAGTCGTCTTCGATTCTACAAAAGAAAGCCATTAAGGGAAGGATGAGATGAAGCTTCAAGCACCAAATAGTTTTCAGAAAAATTTCCTAGTAGTTTATTCAGCATTAAGCACTAATGCATGCAGTAGTGCTTAATTATTAGTGGGAAAGCATAGGATTGCTTTGTTTATAAGCATACTGCAATCCATTCCTAGGTTTCTCAAGAAAGGCTGGCTGCAAGGGCATCAAGTCAGAGCTGCCAGCATAAAATTTTCCCATCACAAGCTGGGGAGGCTAGATTTGAGTACTTGTTGCTTTATCCTCTAATTATAAGTTTCACCCATTTATTCAAAATCTCCACTCAGTTTTATATCCACTTCCACTGCTGAAAAACAGAACTATCACAATTCTGGGAAAGGGGTGCTTATGCAGTTCTTTCTCTAAAAATCAGGGTCAGCTTCGCATGTTTTTTGAATGCCCCTTTTTATTGAAAGCTGTACTAATGCAGTGTTAATACTAACCTAATAAAAAGGCTAGAAAGAGGACAAAGCTTCTCAGGAACCCAGAGTGTTGGTTACTCCAGGGGGTACCACCACCTAGGCTTTGCTAACAGTGTTAATGTTCCTCACATCCCTATGCCCAAAGCATGCCTCCCGCTTAAGTCTGAGTGAACATAAAAGTATACAGTTATTTAAAATGAAAGCCAAATAACCAAATGAACAGAAAAGCCCAACGCTAATTTAACAAGTCAGATCTGTGTCCCTCTTCACCTCTGAGCTCCTTGCCCATTGGGTGGCTGGACAGGATGTCTGTCCACTAGGGCTAACCAGCAGACAACAGAGCTGTATGAAAGGGCTCCATTTACCTTCCATTTACTATTGTGCGATTACATGTGCAGACTTTATATTATTCACTAGGTAACACATTTCAATGGAAAAGTCAACTCAGAAGATATACAGGTCACTCTAACAATAAGAAAAGCAGTTTCAGTCCAGaagaattttctttttcctttcctccgaAGAGGAGTTTTAGCCCCCTCTCGTCTTTGAAGCATGTTCGGGTCCCACTGAAGTGCTGCACTGGGTCTAATCATCATCAGAAGAGACCTGATCCAGGGGGTATACCATGAACAACACATCTGGTCGTGATGGGACACAGGGATGGCCAGGCCTCACTATTTCAAAGCCCAAAAAACTGAACGTCTTCAGTAACGCAGCTGCAAAGACAAAGATTGGCAACATCAGATGGGGTGGTTGTAAACAAGCTGTGCTCCTAATGCAAAATCCATTACTTTAATTGTATACAGAAGAAACCATTCAACAACAGTCTGTGAAGGCTGAAAAAAGTTTCTTCCCTGGCTCAGAATTGTCTTGTATGTCTTGCCATATTTCATACCCTTTTTCTTGTCCATTCTGTGCTGCAATCCTGTTGGATACTGGTTCATAATACCTGTCATCCTACACAACAACAGTTCAGTCGTATTTCTTACCTCTCCCCCACTCCCGCCAGCCACCAAAAGGAAAACACAATTTTACACTAGAAAGAAGCAACTTGGTTAGGTGGTAAGGATAGCCAAAAGCCAACCATTAATGTCAAGTTCACACAGAATACTCAGCCAGACCTCGGCAAAGTGTGAACATGCAAGTATGCAGATACTCATAATAAAAATCCTAGCCACTGCACTCTTTCCCCTTGCGCTGCATTGTacagagctaagccatggtttggcttagatcTGGACACAACCTAATAGTTTGCCTGCCCCAGACAAACCATAAGCAGTAAGCCAGGAATGAAGTTTGGCTACAGCTCATGCTTTGTGGGGAGGCAAGCCAtaattcagatgtaatgctaaggcAGACCATGGCTTAGCCCTGGGCTCTGCAAAAGGGACGATCAGGGGGAGGAGTGGCTGGAATTATACTGCAAACCCTAGCACACTCCTGTATTCACACTTAgctgtggtttggcttagtgtatGTATGGATCAGGATCCAATAATTACACTGACgtacaatcctctttttaaatagAAAGTCTGATTTTGAAACTGATAATCTAAATACAAACCTGAAAAGACCAGAGTCCTGGAGCCAGATTCTAGACTACCTCTAACAAAAAACTCCTCAGAACAGTTTTAATCAATATGCAATTAAATTCCTTTGCTTCTAGATAAGCTTACTGTGAACAGGTCACTCAATGCACAAAAGAAGCAATTCAGAGGAAAACTGGCACAGAAAGGATTTGCAGTTCCTCTTATGGTACTGCCACTGTTACAACATGTACCTTCAATTAGTAATTATATGCTTTACACTAAATCCCTAAACTTCCTTGATTTAATCTTCTATCTATAGATGTTTAATGCATTTTCTTAAGGTCTGGAAGAGGACAGAGGCATTGAAAGTCCAGTTCATCAACCTCACTTAAACCTGATTTAAGTACTTGGGCATCCAGCCAAATACATCTATTGCACAGACATGCAAAGTTAACAAGAGAAAGTTACTTCCTTTCGCATTTGAACCAAAGAACTGTAGTATTCTGACTGGAAACATATGTAGCAATCTTATAGGAATAAGCCCTATTTTGAGCATTCTGGGTAAGTTGCACTTAGTCCTTCACTATTTTCAGAAATGCAATAACACCTTCAAACGGCCATTCACACTATCCCCagcaaagccctttaaaaaaacaacaacccacaaacatTAGTTTAAAATACACTTGGTACCTACAGAAAAATTAACCCCCAAAAGTAAGGGCTACTTTTGCTACTCTGCAAGCTGCAAGGTTAAGGTTGGTGGGGATAACAAGAGGCTAAACCACTAACCTCTGTCTTCTCTGCTTTTTCGGAAGCAAATAAAGACATAAGTTGCTTTCATTTTTTCTTCAGCAAATTCCAACAGTGCTAATAATCTGccaggggaaaaggaaaaaaatcacatcATACAGACACAATTTTCCTGGATAATTTGTTAGCTTACTGTAGGGTCTTCAATGTGACTGGCACTCACCCCAACCCACTATTTTGCCAGACTGTCAAGAGAAGACACAAAAGTGCCAAGAAAAGACTATGCTTGGGGGAGGGGTGTTTGTCAAAAGTAGAAATTTAACATGGCTACTAATGAGCATATGCACACAGAAGGAAGGCAAGATGTTACACACAGGTCCCATGAGTTGTAAAAAATATTAAGGGATTAGTAACAATACTATATATAAGTTCCAGAAGGGTATGTTATTGTCACTAAATCCTTCAATTTCCTTGGAAGATCCCAGAGTGATGGTATCTGTTGCACAGGTGGGGATAAGTATGACTAGACTAAGGTCACTTTATTTCAGTAAAGCCAGcacaaaaaacaatttaaaacctgcaaggaagggcATAACTTAATGCAAAGATCTAGGAACACCATGCAGATGTACCCATTGTAATTAAATGGCCGGGAAACAAAAAGGTATTTGGACTAGTCACTTAAAACATCATAGCATGGACATCAAGTAAGCAAGACTCTTGGGAGGGCATTCTGTAAATGGGGTACCACTACTGAAAAGACCCCTCTCCCTACTAACCACCTCAAGCTCACCTTTAGACTGGAGCTGCTGTGgggaaaggaaattaaaaaaataaggggAGCAATGAAACCCAACACATTCCAAAATGCTGCAGATTCAGGGGTTGGTCTACTCTGCATAACCCTCATGCCAAATTCTGAAATACTGTACAAGCCAAAGCACAGGGTGACCTCAGCCCTAACCCTCTGCTTAGCCAGGCATTGCTTGCCACTGATTTAGCAAGCTGCAGTTAAAAATCAGGCTTTAATCATTGCTTAAGTGAACAATGGCCACAAGagtcaaaagcagcagcaagcagagaTTAACTTGGAAGGGATTTTGTTAATATGATAATGATCCATTTTAATTATAACCTTCAAGCTGCTTATTTTAGCTGGCTAAAAATAAACAGTTATGCAATTGTACTGAAACCATGCCGACAGTGGAAGTACTGTCAAAAGAGTGGTGGTAAGAGGATGGGCTGAATGGGCTGACGCATTTATAAAAAGGAAATATGAAGGCTAATTTGCCCTTAAAAATTGTGTTGTGTTACTATTTTTGGATATCAAGTTATCCATGTACTAGTAGAGCCCATGTGCAGGAATCCAGGGAATCCAAAGAGGGAAAAGAATGTCTTCCAACACTCAGAGAAATAGGGAGCAATCAGACATATCCCTCCTCCCACAGCACCCAAGTACAAGATAGTGGGGTGCTCATTTCTATACTTGCTTTCCTCAGGCCAGCAAAGGCCAGCAAATCCCTCCCAATTATCACCTTGAGGGATAACTAGTTTCCATTTCAAAGCAACTGGGATGGGAAGGAAATGGGTTCTATAATAACATCTTTGGTGTGCTGTCTGAACACAAATTTCTACCCCTGTTCTCCAAAACAAAGCAAGTCTGAATTTTCCACAGCAACTAGGGGAAGGGACAAACCAGGAAATACTTTCATGAGTTCTTAATCATGTGCTCCCTCTCCTTGAACCTGAATTTCAGTGTCTTAAATCATTATTTCAGTCCACCCAGCAAGCAAAAACTGGGATAGGGCAAAGAAGGAAAACAGATTACCAATTCTGATCTTGCCAACCAAGGGTGGAATCTCAAGTTGGGCAAGCAGACTTCTACTTGCACAATGAGACTTCAatattctctcctccccccacctctaTAATGTGCTCAATGTTCCCCTCCACCTCCCGGAGCAAATTTTGTAGAAGGCTACATGGCTAGAatggggatagctcagttagtgtGTGGTGAAGAGGGTAATGAAATCACACCGCACAAGCAGAAATCTGTTCTCACACTGGGATAGTATTGGATACAACTCAAAAACATGTACTGTCTACAGTATATATCAAAATATGATAAATTCAGCATCTGTCAAAACGGGTAAATTCATTAATCAGCTACCTCAAACTCAAGAAAAACTACTCGAGAAGGTGCTGTCTCTAAATTAATCTCTCTGAGGCAGATAAAAGCAGAATCAGACGTAAATTGGAGGGAGAAAATAGAtttatatatttcaacatttaGATCTGGGTTGCTTGATTTTAGAGGACACTATAGATACAGCGTTAGAAacatatgaaagctaggagctaaatggcaccttaaacctaggctatGGGCGCCACAAGAGAATGTCTAGGCTTgcatttttataacaagaatacaaagctgaaaatgaatgaactacagctaaaatcttatattcatttttcactgccaaaaacaaagccatgactgcccccctaatattcttatgagggtcccttctccagttGTCAAAGTGGCTGGAAGTtgggaagcagaaaaaggtcGTCCTTTTGTTCCAGCAGtgggcagttttaatctgaaatcttaggcgcagtactgctcCCAGAGCACAGAAACTGCTCGTGTtcatgaaattccctgtcacaaaatgcgcctagaacactGGGAGCTTCAAAGGCTGCATAGATATAATGAGTGTAACAGAAACCTGGTGGCAGGGTTTATTCCACCATGCAACTGGACAAATTTTTGTACAGTGTCAAAAATAAATTGTACAGTAAGAAGTTAGTTTTTGCAAATTAAGTATATGGGATTTAATAAGGAACTAAgtcgtttctttaaaaaaatgagaaaagataGAAAATGAAGATGAATACTGGTGTCTTTCAAATCATCAGAACCTTAACAGTGTATTATGGTATATTATAGTAAATAATGAGGCTAACTACTTAACTAGTCAAAGGCATTGATTCATATTCAATTCTACTTAAACAGTATATATGTCATTACATCCCAGCAGAAAACTGCTGTGGTGGTTCCTTTCACATTATGCTAAGCATGTTAAAATTTCATTTGTTTCAAGATGCGGTAGGGGAGGTCAGCTTCAAAGTTATGGTTTGTGGGGGAAGCGAGCCTCAGAACCCAACTATAAGTTAGCTAAGGAAGATAACTTCTCCCCATTCTTTTCAAGGCACCTCTATTTTTCTTGGACTCTTGCTGTCCTTCATTTTCACAAATTTCCtgtcttttcttctttccctgttcttttttccttccttcttgtctctctctctgttaatTACACTCCCTCTTTCATGTTCTTTTTTTGTTTACAAAAAAGTTGGGGGAGGGCACTGTGCTGGCCACTTGTAcagttgtgtggggggggggggagcttagaATAAAGCTttggggtgagcagtgaggtagccAAGCATGCTGATGATAAAATTTGTTTAAAgtggttaaaacaaacaaattaaaattgcAACGAGATAGCTCCAAACATTTTTCTCCCATCCGGGTGAATGGACATTAGAATGCCAAATGCAATTTAATGTAAACatgtgtaaagtgatgcacataattccaccagttttcctggaTCTCTCTTTCAGCAATTTCACAccaaagttcttttttaaatgttcaggTGGATAGGAATCAGGCCTGTCCATTTTTTATGTCAACAAGGCCTAGAATTTTGTCTCTTGTCCCCACTTTTTGCCCCAGACTCCTTTCCTGAGAAAGTTAGTTTAAGCAGAGGGATCTGCCTTACATTTTCCACtgtaaagaaaaatgcaaataaattatccagcttctctgcaactctcctttccccccttcagcaCACCTTTGATTCCTTTGTCTACAAGCActttagtagagcatgagactcttaaactcagggttgtgagttcgagccccacattaggcaaaagattccggcattgctgtgggttggactagatgacccttgtgctcccttccaactatacaattatatgattctataataCCATGATAGGCTCAAACTCTTACCCTTCTTTACTCCCATCAGCTAATACACCATCAGGGATTTCCACAAAAAGACTCTGATTGGATAGCACTGCATCCCAGGAGGAGACCTTTACTTCCGTAACTTTGTACTGGAAGTGGACAATGTGTGGTTTCCCATCGTGCACTGGAAGATCTTGGTTAACAGTGAGCTTCTCATCCTTAAAGAGTCACAGAAAAAGATTTAAAAGTGTTAAAAGGAAGTGCCAACaagaatattcatttttttttcattgccATGAGGACTAACACCTAAAAATactctatttttaaaacaactacTGAATGTCAGTGCTTCTACTTAATTAGAAAGTTTCCTCAGTTACAGCTTAAGTTAATTTTCACAAGGCACTATTATGTTGCTTTCGATGACACAGTACATCatctcagaaaactgggtcttttGATCCCCAAATCAAAGTCCCATCCCCTGGGCAATATTCAGGTGGGTACACCTTAAAAAATAACTTTC
The sequence above is drawn from the Lacerta agilis isolate rLacAgi1 chromosome 13, rLacAgi1.pri, whole genome shotgun sequence genome and encodes:
- the OAZ2 gene encoding LOW QUALITY PROTEIN: ornithine decarboxylase antizyme 2 (The sequence of the model RefSeq protein was modified relative to this genomic sequence to represent the inferred CDS: deleted 1 base in 1 codon) → MINTQDSSILPLSNCPQLQCCRHIVPGPLWCSDAPHPLSKIPGGRGVGRDPSLSALIYKDEKLTVNQDLPVHDGKPHIVHFQYKVTEVKVSSWDAVLSNQSLFVEIPDGVLADGSKEGLLALLEFAEEKMKATYVFICFRKSREDRAALLKTFSFLGFEIVRPGHPCVPSRPDVLFMVYPLDQVSSDDD